The proteins below are encoded in one region of Oncorhynchus masou masou isolate Uvic2021 chromosome 15, UVic_Omas_1.1, whole genome shotgun sequence:
- the LOC135556317 gene encoding mitochondria-eating protein-like: protein MADSLRRLVNTSSFSVLQDKLESWYKDYHVISCDQNLNRCCELVELTSKIQGQLFTILNFTAREGGHYAGVDVLKSRLLPWLGTCFSMATSSVTNDTSLNLIQESVEKERKIRELSASHENDMQKMETQLCSTHLQLDSVKQELADAHLQLDNTKNMSATTLLATEDEILQLKAELRAARDQVENYKRKLDVLDDYERQVRLLRDEVSFLTAEKSMLQERLVRSCSPSPLPRQSRPSSPLKSESPTRAQLTNSSRHARLVSRFSDLYAVERLEAQSLLRRYIDDLEMVQRIIFIATVEAFQAAKLAYRQFKLRVKKTLSPSHLGPETLEDSVVDYIVRNLDLYDVQASVNDVINAMNVNPRISFPPEVDFVLINSFIRETCRVAFAMQTLDPPLDLAFTSGGELYSDNKYRRSYDSEFTAPLVAYHVWPALVEGDGVIVKGEAVTRRGALWRSRSRSCSPVRAGSPTRTLGFSRSRSPSPGRLSTSRL, encoded by the exons ATGGCCGACTCGCTAAGGAGGCTGGTGAATACATCTTCCTTCAGCGTTCTACAGGACAAACTTGAGTCCTGGTACAAGGACTACCAT GTCATCTCCTGTGATCAGAATCTGAACAGGTGCTGTGAATTGGTAGAGCTCACCTCCAAGATACAGGGTCAGCTCTTCACCATCCTCAACTTCACTGCTAGAGAGG GTGGTCACTATGCAGGAGTGGATGTGCTCAAATCACGCCTGCTGCCTTGGTTGGGGACTTGTTTCTCCATGGCAACCTCCTCTGTCACCAACGACACCAGCCTCAACCTCATCcag GAGTccgtggagaaggagaggaagatcaGAGAGCTGTCTGCCTCCCATGAGAATGACATGCAGAAGATGGAGACTCAGCTGTGCTCCACTCACCTACAGCTGGACTCTGTCAAACAGGA ACTGGCGGATGCTCATCTGCAACTGGACAACACAAAAAATATGTCAGCCACAACTCTGCTGGCCACCGAGGATGAGATACTACAGCTGAAAGCAGA GTTGCGTGCGGCCCGTGACCAGGTGGAGAACTATAAGAGGAAGCTGGATGTTCTGGATGACTATGAGAGACAGGTGCGTCTGCTGAGGGATGAGGTGTCCTTCCTCACAGCAGAGAAGAGCATGCTGCAGGAGAG GTTGGTGAGGAGTTGTTCCCCCAGCCCCCTGCCCAGACAGAGCCGCCCCTCCAGCCCTCTGAAGAGTGAGTCTCCCACCCGGGCCCAGCTCACCAATTCGTCCCGCCACGCCAGGCTGGTGTCCCGCTTCAGTGACTTGTATGCTGTGGAGCGCCTGGAGGCCCAGAGTCTGCTCCGACGCTACATAGACGACCTGGAGATGGTCCAGAGAATCATCTTCATTGCCACTGTG GAGGCCTTCCAGGCAGCCAAGCTGGCCTACCGTCAATTCAAGCTGCGAGTAAAGAAGACCCTGTCACCCTCCCACCTGGGGCCGGAGACCCTGGAGGACTCGGTGGTGGACTATATCGTCAGGAACCTGGACCTCTACGACGTGCAGGCCAGTGTTAAT GACGTGATCAATGCCATGAATGTAAACCCACGGATCTCCTTCCCCCCGGAGGTGGACTTTGTCCTGATCAACAGCTTCATCCGGGAGACATGCAGAGTGGCCTTCGCCATGCAGACACTGGACCCTCCTCTGGACCTGGCTTTCACCAGCGGTGGAGAACTCTACAGCGACAACAA GTATCGTCGTAGCTATGACTCTGAGTTTACTGCTCCTCTGGTGGCGTACCATGTGTGGCCAGCactggtggagggggatggtgtcaTAGTGAAGGGAGAGGCAGTCACCAGGAGAGGAGCTCTG TGGAGGAGCAGAAGCAGGAGCTGCAGTCCTGTTCGCGCTGGCAGCCCCACACGCACTCTC ggGTTTAGTCGCAGCAGAAGCCCCTCTCCCGGACGTCTCTCCACCAGTCGCCTGTAA
- the LOC135556318 gene encoding beta-sarcoglycan-like has protein sequence MASEQESSNGPVKRSMREKAMERRTTNKEHNSNFKAGYVPIEEERLHKTGLRGRKGNMAVCIIVLLFLLALINLIITLVIWTVIRIGPSGCDSIEFHESGLLRFKQKADMGVVHPLHKSTVGGRKDQDLVITGNNNPVVFQQGSTKLSVEKEKTSITSDMGISFTDPRTQNTFFSTDFENHEFHLPKGVKVLSVKKASTERITSNASSDLSIKGDSKAIIRGNEGVFIMGKTVEFRMGGDIELRAENSIVLNGSVMVSVSRMQNSSVGANVYFDEGLLRYKLCMCADGTLFRVQVKYQNMGCQTTDNPCGTAH, from the exons ATGGCGTCTGAGCAG GAGAGTTCTAATGGGCCTGTGAAGAGGTCCATGAGGGAGAAGGCCATGGAACGGCGGACCACCAACAAGGAGCACAACAGCAACTTCAAGGCGGGCTATGTGCCCATTGAGGAGGAGCGCCTGCACAAGACAGGCCTGAGAGGACGCAAGGGCAACATGGCTGTTTGCATCATAGTCCTGCTCTTCTTGCTGGCTCTCATCAACCTCATT ATCACTCTAGTGATATGGACAGTGATCCGCATCGGGCCCAGTGGTTGTGACAGTATAGAGTTCCATGAGAGTGGGCTGCTGCGTTTCAAGCAGAAGGCAGACATGGGCGTGGTCCACCCACTACACAAGAGCACTGTGGGGGGCAGGAAGGACCAGGACCTGgttatcaccggcaacaacaacCCG GTGGTGTTCCAGCAGGGCTCCACTAAGCTCAGTGTTGAGAAAGAGAAGACGTCCATCACCAGTGACATGGGCATATCCTTCACTGACCCCCGCACTCAGAACACCTTCTTCAGCACAGACTTTGAAAACCACGAGTTCCACCTGCCCAAAGGAGTCAAAGTACTCAGTGTGAAGAAAGCCTCCACAGAAAGG ATCACCAGCAACGCTTCCTCTGATTTGTCCATCAAAGGGGACAGCAAGGCCATCATCCGCGGCAATGAGGGCGTCTTCATCATGGGCAAGACGGTGGAGTTCAGGATGGGAGGGGACATCGAGCTCAGAGCT GAAAACAGTATTGTTCTGAATGGTTCGGTGATGGTGAGCGTCAGTCGCATGCAAAACTCCTCAGTGGGGGCCAACGTGTATTTCGACGAAGGTCTGTTGAGGTACAAGCTGTGTATGTGTGCAGACGGCACTCTGTTCCGTGTCCAGGTGAAGTATCAGAACATGGGCTGCCAGACCACAGACAACCCCTGTGGAACGGCCCACTAA